Proteins encoded within one genomic window of Camelina sativa cultivar DH55 chromosome 19, Cs, whole genome shotgun sequence:
- the LOC104764227 gene encoding phospholipase D zeta 2-like: protein MSTETLLLHNGVKSDGVIRRSRNSGVDAAAAAAGYSIGGGCKIFDELPKATIVSVSRPDTTDFSPLLLSYTLELQYKQFKWTLQKKASQVLYLHFALKKRLIIEELHEKQEQVREWLHSLGIFDMQGSVVQDDEEPDDGALPLNYTEDSVKNRNVPSRAAFPIIRPTIGRSETVVDRGRTAMQGYLSLFLGNLDIVLSFAREYGSKMKEGYVTVKHLRKVPGSDGGRCCLLSHCLSCFGTNWTKVWAVLKPGFLALLEDPFNGKLLDIMVFDSSLFQDSKEFSEQQHLAEQVKEHNPLRYGFKVTSGDRTVRLRTTSSGKVKEWVKAVKEAGCNSPHRFGSFAPPRGLTSDGSQAQWFVDGHTAFEAIALAIQNATSEIFITGWWLCPELYLKRPFQDHPSLRLDALLETKAKQGVKIYILMYKEVQIALKINSMYSKKRLQNIHKNVKVLRYPDHLSSGIYLWSHHDKIVIVDYQVCFIGGLDLCFGRYDTAEHKIGDCPSHIWPGKDYYNPRESEPNSWEETMKDELDRRKYPRMPWHEVHCALWGPPCRDVARHFVQRWNHSKRNKAPNEQTIPLLMPHHHMVLPHYLGTREIDIVAAKTKEDPEKPVVLSRQDSFSSASPPQDIPLLLPQETDADFARQRGDLKLDDGSRQDLYQANDEFPGETSEESDRDETVNEWWWQIGKQSDCKCQIIRSVSQWSAGTSQPEDSIHRAYCSLIQNAEHFIYIENQFFISGLEKDDTILNRVSEALYRRILKAHEENKCFRVVIVVPLLPGFQGGIDDFGAATVRALMHWQYRTISRERTSILDNLNALLGAKTQDYISFYGLRSYGRLFEDGPIATSQIYVHSKLMIVDDRIAVIGSSNINDRSLLGSRDSEIGVVIEDKEFVESSMNGVKWMAGKFSYSLRCSLWSEHLGLHPGEMKIIEDPIKDATYKDLWMATAKKNTDIYDQVFSCIPNEHIRSRTALRENMSLIKDKLGHTTIDLGIAPEKLKPCGSDSWERLKETRGHLVCFPLQFMCDQEDLRPVFNESEFYTAPQVFH from the exons ATGTCGACGGAGACTTTGCTACTTCATAACGGCGTTAAATCGGACGGCGTCATCAGAAGGAGCAGAAATTCCGGAGTTGatgcggcggcggcggcggcggggTATTCAATCGGCGGTGGATGTAAGATATTCGATGAGCTTCCAAAGGCTACGATCGTCTCGGTCTCACGACCCGACACTACCGATTTTAGTCCCTTGCTTCTTTCTTACACCTTGGAGCTTCAGTATAAACAG TTCAAATGGACACTACAAAAGAAAGCTTCCCAAGTTCTATACCTACACTTCGCTTTGAAGAAACGTTTGATTATTGAAGAACTCCACGAGAAGCAAGAACAG GTTAGAGAGTGGCTGCATAGCTTGGGGATCTTTGATATGCAAGGATCAGTTGTGCAAGATGATGAAGAACCTGACGACGGTGCTCTTCCTCTTAACTACACTGAAGATAGTGTCAAGAACAG GAATGTTCCTTCGCGTGCAGCGTTTCCAATCATCAGACCAACGATAGGCCGGTCAGAGACAGTTGTAGACCGTGGGAGAACTGCAATGCAAGGCTACTTGAGTCTCTTTCTAGGGAACTTGGACATTGTTCTCTCGTTTGCTAGAGAGTACGGTTCTAAGATGAAAGAAGGGTATGTCACAGTGAAGCACCTTAGGAAAGTCCCCGGGTCTGATGGTGGACGATGCTGTCTTCTTTCACATTGTCTCAGCTGCTTTGGAACTAACTGGACAAAG GTTTGGGCTGTTTTAAAACCGGGATTCTTGGCATTACTAGAAGATCCTTTCAACGGAAAGCTTCTAGATATAATGGTGTTCGACTCATCGCTGTTCCAGGATTCAAAGGAGTTTTCTGAGCAGCAGCATTTGGCTGAACAGGTGAAGGAACACAATCCGCTGCGCTATGGCTTTAAGGTGACAAGTGGGGACCGAACCGTGAGATTAAGAACTACAAGCAGTGGGAAAGTTAAAGAGTGGGTCAAGGCCGTTAAAGAAGCTGGTTGTAACAGTCCACATCGGTTTGGCTCGTTTGCACCACCTAGAGGTTTGACATCTGATGGAAGCCAGGCTCAGTGGTTTGTAGACGGTCACACTGCGTTTGAAGCCATCGCGCTTGCAATCCAAAATGCAACATCAGAG ATATTTATAACTGGTTGGTGGTTATGCCCGGAGCTATATCTCAAACGTCCCTTTCAAGATCATCCGTCATTGCGGTTAGATGCATTGCTTGAGACAAAAGCAAAACAGGGCGTTAAG ATTTATATTCTTATGTATAAGGAAGTTCAGATTGCCCTGAAGATCAACAGTATGTACAGTAAGAAACGGCTTCAAAACATTCACAAGAACGTCAAAGTTCTTCGTTATCCAGACCATCTCTCCTCTGGCATTTATCTCTG GTCGCACCATGATAAGATAGTGATTGTAGATTACCAAGTTTGCTTCATTGGAGGGTTAGATCTCTGTTTTGGCCGCTATGATACAGCGGAACACAAGATCGGAGATTGCCCTTCTCATATATGGCCAGGAAAGGATTATTACAATCCTAG AGAATCTGAACCAAATTCGTGGGAAGAAACGATGAAAGACGAGCTTGACCGGAGAAAATATCCAAGAATGCCGTGGCACGAAGTCCATTGCGCTCTTTGGGGACCGCCTTGTCGTGATGTGGCTCGACATTTCGTCCAACGGTGGAACCACTCTAAG AGAAACAAGGCACCAAATGAACAGACGATTCCGTTGCTGATGCCTCACCACCATATGGTTCTCCCTCACTACTTGGGAACTAGAGAGATCGATATTGTTGCGGCTAAAACCAAGGAAGACCCTGAAAAACCCGTTGTTCTCTCTAGACAAGACTCTTTCTCTTCAGCTTCACCACCTCAAGATATCCCTTTGCTTCTCCCGCAAGAAACCGATGCGGACTTTGCCAGACAAAGAGGAGATCTGAAGTTAGATGATGGTTCAAGACAAGATCTCTATCAAGCTAATGATGAGTTTCCAGGGGAAACTTCAGAGGAAAGTGACCGGGACGAGACTGTGAACGAGTGGTGGTGGCAGATAGGGAAACAAAGTGATTGCAAGTGTCAGATAATCAGAAGTGTTAGCCAATGGTCTGCTGGAACAAGCCAGCCTGAAGATAGCATTCATCGAGCTTACTGTTCGCTTATCCAAAACGCTGAACATTTTATCTACATTGAG AACCAATTCTTCATCTCCGGATTAGAGAAAGATGACACGATTCTGAACCGCGTTTCTGAAGCCTTATACAGACGCATTCTGAAGGCTCATGAAGAGAACAAGTGCTTCCGCGTCGTGATCGTTGTACCACTCCTCCCTGGATTTCAG GGAGGTATCGACGACTTTGGAGCAGCCACGGTTCGAGCACTGATGCATTGGCAGTACCGTACGATCTCTAGAGAACGAACTTCGATTCTTGACAACCTTAACGCTTTGCTAGGTGCCAAGACGCAAGATTACATTTCCTTCTACGGTCTGAGATCGTATGGACGGTTGTTCGAGGACGGTCCAATTGCCACTAGCCAGATTTACGTGCACAGTAAGCTAATGATTGTTGATGACCGCATTGCGGTGATCGGATCTTCTAACATAAACGATCGAAGCTTACTAGGCTCACGTGACTCCGAG ATTGGAGTTGTGATCGAAGACAAAGAATTTGTGGAATCTTCGATGAACGGAGTGAAGTGGATGGCCGGGAAATTCTCTTACAGTCTTAGATGTTCCTTGTGGTCAGAGCATCTCGGCCTTCACCCCGGAGAG ATGAAAATAATCGAAGATCCAATCAAAGATGCAACATACAAGGACTTGTGGATGGCGACGGCTAAGAAGAACACCGACATCTACGACCAAGTCTTCTCTTGCATTCCTAATGAGCATATACGCTCAAG AACTGCCTTGAGAGAGAACATGTCTCTTATAAAAGATAAGCTAGGTCATACGACGATCGACCTTGGGATTGCACCGGAAAAGCTAAAACCATGCGGCAGCGACTCGTGGGAGAGGCTGAAGGAGACAAGAGGTCACCTTGTGTGTTTCCCATTACAGTTCATGTGTGATCAAGAAGATCTCAGACCGGTTTTCAACGAAAGCGAGTTCTACACTGCTCCTCAAGTCTTCCACTGA
- the LOC104764228 gene encoding probable protein phosphatase 2C 34 isoform X2, which yields MGHLSSMFNGLARSFSIKKAKNKNGKSYAKEAADEMAREAKKKDLILRSSGCINADGSNNLASVFSRRGEKGVNQDCAIVWEGFGCQEDMIFCGIFDGHGPWGHFVSKQVRNSMPISLLCNWKETLSQTTLAEPETDLDESDKKLQRFAIWKYSYLKTCEAVDRELEHHRKIDSFNSGTTALTVVRQGEVMYIANVGDSRAVLATVSDEGSLVAVQLTVDFKPNLPQEEERIIGCNGRVFCLQDEPGVHRVWQPEEEYPGLAMSRAFGDYCIKEYGLVSVPEVTQRHISIRDQFVILATDGVWDVISNQEAIDIVSSTDDRPKAAKRLVQQAVKAWNRKRRGIAMDDISAVCLFFQTSQSSSSISQHVHPDSTL from the exons atgggACATCTCTCCTCCATGTTCAACGGCTTAGCTAGATCCTTCTCGATCAAGAAAGCCAAGAACAAGAACGGTAAAAGCTACGCCAAGGAAGCAGCAGATGAAATGGCGAGAGAGGCGAAGAAGAAGGACCTGATTCTTAGATCATCTGGTTGTATTAATGCAGATGGATCTAATAACTTGGCTTCTGTTTTCTCCAGACGCGGTGAGAAAGGCGTTAATCAGGACTGTGCCATCGTCTGGGAG GGATTTGGATGTCAAGAAGACATGATCTTCTGTGGGATATTTGATGGACACGGTCCTTGGGGACACTTTGTCTCTAAACAAGTCAGAAACTCAATGCCTATATCTTTGCTCTGCAACTGGAAAGAGACGCTTTCTCAGACCACACTAGCAGAACCTGAAACAGACCTAGATGAATCCGATAAAAAGCTACAGCGGTTCGCCATATGGAAATACTCATACCTCAAAACTTGTGAAGCTGTTGATCGGGAGCTTGAGCATCACCGGAAGATCGATTCTTTCAACAGCGGCACAACTGCTTTAACAGTTGTGAGACAG GGTGAAGTTATGTATATAGCAAACGTTGGGGATTCACGTGCCGTATTGGCCACGGTTTCAGATGAAGGAAGCTTGGTCGCGGTTCAGCTCACCGTAGACTTCAAACCTAATCTTCCCC aggaggaagagcGTATAATCGGATGCAACGGCCGAGTGTTCTGCCTCCAGGACGAGCCAGGAGTCCACCGTGTATGGCAACCAGAAGAGGAGTATCCAGGACTCGCAATGTCAAGAGCATTCGGAGACTATTGTATCAAAGAGTACGGATTGGTCTCAGTGCCTGAAGTCACTCAAAGGCATATCTCCATTAGAGACCAGTTTGTAATTTTGGCCACAGATGGG GTATGGGATGTGATATCAAACCAAGAGGCCATAGACATTGTTTCCTCGACCGATGACCGGCCAAAGGCGGCCAAGCGACTGGTACAGCAAGCGGTTAAGGCTTGGAATAGAAAGAGACGTGGAATTGCCATGGATGATATCTCTGCCGTTTGCCTCTTCTTCCAAACGTCACAGTCTTCCTCATCTATATCGCAACATGTCCACCCTGACTCGACCTTGTAA
- the LOC104764228 gene encoding probable protein phosphatase 2C 34 isoform X1, which translates to MEVHGSRSYDTFTFWKKMGHLSSMFNGLARSFSIKKAKNKNGKSYAKEAADEMAREAKKKDLILRSSGCINADGSNNLASVFSRRGEKGVNQDCAIVWEGFGCQEDMIFCGIFDGHGPWGHFVSKQVRNSMPISLLCNWKETLSQTTLAEPETDLDESDKKLQRFAIWKYSYLKTCEAVDRELEHHRKIDSFNSGTTALTVVRQGEVMYIANVGDSRAVLATVSDEGSLVAVQLTVDFKPNLPQEEERIIGCNGRVFCLQDEPGVHRVWQPEEEYPGLAMSRAFGDYCIKEYGLVSVPEVTQRHISIRDQFVILATDGVWDVISNQEAIDIVSSTDDRPKAAKRLVQQAVKAWNRKRRGIAMDDISAVCLFFQTSQSSSSISQHVHPDSTL; encoded by the exons ATGGAAGTCCAT GGTTCAAGATCATATGATACTTTCaccttttggaaaaaaatgggACATCTCTCCTCCATGTTCAACGGCTTAGCTAGATCCTTCTCGATCAAGAAAGCCAAGAACAAGAACGGTAAAAGCTACGCCAAGGAAGCAGCAGATGAAATGGCGAGAGAGGCGAAGAAGAAGGACCTGATTCTTAGATCATCTGGTTGTATTAATGCAGATGGATCTAATAACTTGGCTTCTGTTTTCTCCAGACGCGGTGAGAAAGGCGTTAATCAGGACTGTGCCATCGTCTGGGAG GGATTTGGATGTCAAGAAGACATGATCTTCTGTGGGATATTTGATGGACACGGTCCTTGGGGACACTTTGTCTCTAAACAAGTCAGAAACTCAATGCCTATATCTTTGCTCTGCAACTGGAAAGAGACGCTTTCTCAGACCACACTAGCAGAACCTGAAACAGACCTAGATGAATCCGATAAAAAGCTACAGCGGTTCGCCATATGGAAATACTCATACCTCAAAACTTGTGAAGCTGTTGATCGGGAGCTTGAGCATCACCGGAAGATCGATTCTTTCAACAGCGGCACAACTGCTTTAACAGTTGTGAGACAG GGTGAAGTTATGTATATAGCAAACGTTGGGGATTCACGTGCCGTATTGGCCACGGTTTCAGATGAAGGAAGCTTGGTCGCGGTTCAGCTCACCGTAGACTTCAAACCTAATCTTCCCC aggaggaagagcGTATAATCGGATGCAACGGCCGAGTGTTCTGCCTCCAGGACGAGCCAGGAGTCCACCGTGTATGGCAACCAGAAGAGGAGTATCCAGGACTCGCAATGTCAAGAGCATTCGGAGACTATTGTATCAAAGAGTACGGATTGGTCTCAGTGCCTGAAGTCACTCAAAGGCATATCTCCATTAGAGACCAGTTTGTAATTTTGGCCACAGATGGG GTATGGGATGTGATATCAAACCAAGAGGCCATAGACATTGTTTCCTCGACCGATGACCGGCCAAAGGCGGCCAAGCGACTGGTACAGCAAGCGGTTAAGGCTTGGAATAGAAAGAGACGTGGAATTGCCATGGATGATATCTCTGCCGTTTGCCTCTTCTTCCAAACGTCACAGTCTTCCTCATCTATATCGCAACATGTCCACCCTGACTCGACCTTGTAA